One Setaria italica strain Yugu1 chromosome I, Setaria_italica_v2.0, whole genome shotgun sequence DNA window includes the following coding sequences:
- the LOC101763426 gene encoding zinc finger protein CONSTANS-LIKE 16 isoform X1 has translation MSGSKAAAAGAAVGGKAARACDSCLRRRARWYCAADDAFLCQGCDASVHSANPLARRHERLRLRPTSPMHPLSAFEGGAPSTSTLMSKKRQQVAPAAWSRRKARTRRPQVKSVGQLLSRKLIVVPEVTVESSEERKAEDEESEEAAEEQLLYCVPTFDRALAELCSPPPIDDDSPAAAPCCREDADDSNVEHAKAAPVAAESPVQQLPDSFAGFGPTDAELREFAADMEALLGQGLDDGNQLDESFYMESLGLMTTPTEDGGRVLKMEPDSIVVSHGDMGALGRSPAEVKPEESAEVLDIDFNCSSPTVIDNDEDYCFEQKASAASNGVAADAQFLKRSLDLRLNYEAVIESWGSSPWTDGQRPDVQLDDFWPHHAHHSGVWMAGGGRLGGEALTPRLGMGGGGREARVSRYREKRRTRLFAKKIRYEVRKLNAEKRPRMKGRFVKRPAAGGAGPAAAAAPCAVT, from the exons ATGAGCGGctcgaaggcggcggcggccggcgccgccgtgggcgGCAAGGCCGCGCGCGCCTGCGACAGCTgcctgcggcggcgcgcgcggtggtACTGCGCGGCCGACGACGCCTTCCTGTGCCAGGGCTGCGATGCGTCGGTGCACTCGGCCAACCCGCTCGCCAGGCGGCACGAGCGCCTCCGCCTGCGCCCGACGTCGCCGATGCACCCACTCTCGGCGTTCGAGGGCGGCgcgccgtcgacgtcgacgCTGATGTCGAAGAAGCGCCAGCAGGtcgcgccggcggcgtggtccAGGCGCAAGGCGCGCACCAGGAGGCCGCAGGTCAAGAGCGTCGGGCAGCTGCTGTCGAGGAAGCTCATCGTCGTGCCGGAGGTGACCGTCGAGTCGTCGGAGGAGCGGAAGGCCGAGGacgaggagtcggaggaggcggcggaggagcagtTGCTGTACTGCGTGCCGACGTTCGACCGCGCCCTCGCCGAgctctgctcgccgccgccgatcgaTGACGACTCGCCGGCTGCTGCCCCATGCTGCAGGGAGGACGCCGACGACAGCAACGTGGAGCATGCAaaggcggcgccggtggctgCAGAATCGCCCGTGCAGCAGCTCCCGGACAGCTTTGCCGGCTTCGGCCCGACGGACGCCGAACTCAGGGAGTTCGCCGCGGACATGGAAGCGCTCCTTGGCCAAGGGCTCGACGACGGCAACCAGCTTGACGAATCGTTCTACATGGAGAGCCTAGGACTAATGACGACGCCGACGGAAGACGGCGGGCGGGTACTAAAGATGGAGCCCGACAGCATCGTGGTCTCCCACGGCGACATGGGTGCTCTCGGTCGTAGCCCTGCGGAGGTGAAGCCGGAGGAATCGGCCGAGGTACTGGACATAGACTTCAACTGCAGCTCGCCCACGGTGATCGATAATGACGAGGACTACTGTTTCGAACAGAAGGCGTCGGCGGCAAGCAACGGCGTCGCCGCGGACGCGCAGTTCTTGAAGAGGAGCCTGGATCTCAGACTCAACTACGAGGCCGTCATCGAGAGCTGGGGGAGCTCGCCGTGGACCGACGGCCAGCGGCCGGACGTCCAGCTCGACGACTTCTGGCCCCATCACGCCCACCACTCG GGCGTGTGGATGGCCGGAGGAGGACGGCTAGGTGGGGAGGCGTTGACGCCGCGGCTggggatgggcggcggcgggcgggaggcgCGGGTTTCGCGGTACCGGGAGAAGCGGCGGACGAGGCTGTTCGCCAAGAAGATACGGTACGAGGTGCGGAAGCTGAACGCGGAGAAGCGGCCGCGGATGAAGGGCCGGTTCGTCAAGCGGCCGGCTGCCGGAGGAGCCggacctgccgccgccgccgcgccgtgcgccGTCACCTAG
- the LOC101763426 gene encoding zinc finger protein CONSTANS-LIKE 16 isoform X3, translating to MSGSKAAAAGAAVGGKAARACDSCLRRRARWYCAADDAFLCQGCDASVHSANPLARRHERLRLRPTSPMHPLSAFEGGAPSTSTLMSKKRQQVAPAAWSRRKARTRRPQVKSVGQLLSRKLIVVPEVTVESSEERKAEDEESEEAAEEQLLYCVPTFDRALAELCSPPPIDDDSPAAAPCCREDADDSNVEHAKAAPVAAESPVQQLPDSFAGFGPTDAELREFAADMEALLGQGLDDGNQLDESFYMESLGLMTTPTEDGGRVLKMEPDSIVVSHGDMGALGRSPAEVKPEESAEASAASNGVAADAQFLKRSLDLRLNYEAVIESWGSSPWTDGQRPDVQLDDFWPHHAHHSGVWMAGGGRLGGEALTPRLGMGGGGREARVSRYREKRRTRLFAKKIRYEVRKLNAEKRPRMKGRFVKRPAAGGAGPAAAAAPCAVT from the exons ATGAGCGGctcgaaggcggcggcggccggcgccgccgtgggcgGCAAGGCCGCGCGCGCCTGCGACAGCTgcctgcggcggcgcgcgcggtggtACTGCGCGGCCGACGACGCCTTCCTGTGCCAGGGCTGCGATGCGTCGGTGCACTCGGCCAACCCGCTCGCCAGGCGGCACGAGCGCCTCCGCCTGCGCCCGACGTCGCCGATGCACCCACTCTCGGCGTTCGAGGGCGGCgcgccgtcgacgtcgacgCTGATGTCGAAGAAGCGCCAGCAGGtcgcgccggcggcgtggtccAGGCGCAAGGCGCGCACCAGGAGGCCGCAGGTCAAGAGCGTCGGGCAGCTGCTGTCGAGGAAGCTCATCGTCGTGCCGGAGGTGACCGTCGAGTCGTCGGAGGAGCGGAAGGCCGAGGacgaggagtcggaggaggcggcggaggagcagtTGCTGTACTGCGTGCCGACGTTCGACCGCGCCCTCGCCGAgctctgctcgccgccgccgatcgaTGACGACTCGCCGGCTGCTGCCCCATGCTGCAGGGAGGACGCCGACGACAGCAACGTGGAGCATGCAaaggcggcgccggtggctgCAGAATCGCCCGTGCAGCAGCTCCCGGACAGCTTTGCCGGCTTCGGCCCGACGGACGCCGAACTCAGGGAGTTCGCCGCGGACATGGAAGCGCTCCTTGGCCAAGGGCTCGACGACGGCAACCAGCTTGACGAATCGTTCTACATGGAGAGCCTAGGACTAATGACGACGCCGACGGAAGACGGCGGGCGGGTACTAAAGATGGAGCCCGACAGCATCGTGGTCTCCCACGGCGACATGGGTGCTCTCGGTCGTAGCCCTGCGGAGGTGAAGCCGGAGGAATCGGCCGAG GCGTCGGCGGCAAGCAACGGCGTCGCCGCGGACGCGCAGTTCTTGAAGAGGAGCCTGGATCTCAGACTCAACTACGAGGCCGTCATCGAGAGCTGGGGGAGCTCGCCGTGGACCGACGGCCAGCGGCCGGACGTCCAGCTCGACGACTTCTGGCCCCATCACGCCCACCACTCG GGCGTGTGGATGGCCGGAGGAGGACGGCTAGGTGGGGAGGCGTTGACGCCGCGGCTggggatgggcggcggcgggcgggaggcgCGGGTTTCGCGGTACCGGGAGAAGCGGCGGACGAGGCTGTTCGCCAAGAAGATACGGTACGAGGTGCGGAAGCTGAACGCGGAGAAGCGGCCGCGGATGAAGGGCCGGTTCGTCAAGCGGCCGGCTGCCGGAGGAGCCggacctgccgccgccgccgcgccgtgcgccGTCACCTAG
- the LOC101763426 gene encoding zinc finger protein CONSTANS-LIKE 16 isoform X2 — protein sequence MSGSKAAAAGAAVGGKAARACDSCLRRRARWYCAADDAFLCQGCDASVHSANPLARRHERLRLRPTSPMHPLSAFEGGAPSTSTLMSKKRQQVAPAAWSRRKARTRRPQVKSVGQLLSRKLIVVPEVTVESSEERKAEDEESEEAAEEQLLYCVPTFDRALAELCSPPPIDDDSPAAAPCCREDADDSNVEHAKAAPVAAESPVQQLPDSFAGFGPTDAELREFAADMEALLGQGLDDGNQLDESFYMESLGLMTTPTEDGGRVLKMEPDSIVVSHGDMGALGRSPAEVKPEESAEKASAASNGVAADAQFLKRSLDLRLNYEAVIESWGSSPWTDGQRPDVQLDDFWPHHAHHSGVWMAGGGRLGGEALTPRLGMGGGGREARVSRYREKRRTRLFAKKIRYEVRKLNAEKRPRMKGRFVKRPAAGGAGPAAAAAPCAVT from the exons ATGAGCGGctcgaaggcggcggcggccggcgccgccgtgggcgGCAAGGCCGCGCGCGCCTGCGACAGCTgcctgcggcggcgcgcgcggtggtACTGCGCGGCCGACGACGCCTTCCTGTGCCAGGGCTGCGATGCGTCGGTGCACTCGGCCAACCCGCTCGCCAGGCGGCACGAGCGCCTCCGCCTGCGCCCGACGTCGCCGATGCACCCACTCTCGGCGTTCGAGGGCGGCgcgccgtcgacgtcgacgCTGATGTCGAAGAAGCGCCAGCAGGtcgcgccggcggcgtggtccAGGCGCAAGGCGCGCACCAGGAGGCCGCAGGTCAAGAGCGTCGGGCAGCTGCTGTCGAGGAAGCTCATCGTCGTGCCGGAGGTGACCGTCGAGTCGTCGGAGGAGCGGAAGGCCGAGGacgaggagtcggaggaggcggcggaggagcagtTGCTGTACTGCGTGCCGACGTTCGACCGCGCCCTCGCCGAgctctgctcgccgccgccgatcgaTGACGACTCGCCGGCTGCTGCCCCATGCTGCAGGGAGGACGCCGACGACAGCAACGTGGAGCATGCAaaggcggcgccggtggctgCAGAATCGCCCGTGCAGCAGCTCCCGGACAGCTTTGCCGGCTTCGGCCCGACGGACGCCGAACTCAGGGAGTTCGCCGCGGACATGGAAGCGCTCCTTGGCCAAGGGCTCGACGACGGCAACCAGCTTGACGAATCGTTCTACATGGAGAGCCTAGGACTAATGACGACGCCGACGGAAGACGGCGGGCGGGTACTAAAGATGGAGCCCGACAGCATCGTGGTCTCCCACGGCGACATGGGTGCTCTCGGTCGTAGCCCTGCGGAGGTGAAGCCGGAGGAATCGGCCGAG AAGGCGTCGGCGGCAAGCAACGGCGTCGCCGCGGACGCGCAGTTCTTGAAGAGGAGCCTGGATCTCAGACTCAACTACGAGGCCGTCATCGAGAGCTGGGGGAGCTCGCCGTGGACCGACGGCCAGCGGCCGGACGTCCAGCTCGACGACTTCTGGCCCCATCACGCCCACCACTCG GGCGTGTGGATGGCCGGAGGAGGACGGCTAGGTGGGGAGGCGTTGACGCCGCGGCTggggatgggcggcggcgggcgggaggcgCGGGTTTCGCGGTACCGGGAGAAGCGGCGGACGAGGCTGTTCGCCAAGAAGATACGGTACGAGGTGCGGAAGCTGAACGCGGAGAAGCGGCCGCGGATGAAGGGCCGGTTCGTCAAGCGGCCGGCTGCCGGAGGAGCCggacctgccgccgccgccgcgccgtgcgccGTCACCTAG
- the LOC101764380 gene encoding 3-ketoacyl-CoA synthase 5 produces the protein MVSSAQLRRLKPLYQLEVNNILAIVTEPFAAAAVLKAAELGPGEILERLRALRPAHMFLAAFLRAAAAALYLRLRPRAVYLVDYACFRTNPNCRVPFATFLEHSRVWPGFDERSVRFMTRLLERSGLGEETCLPYAQHYIPPSRDLESSRAEAELVIFSAIDDLLAKTGLSPQDIDILVVNCSLFAPTPSFTDMIMRRYKLREDVRAVHLAGMGCSAGLISVELARNLLQVAPRGAHALVVSTETITPNYYMGQERAMLLPNCLFRMGGAAALLSTNGANARFRLARVVRTLRGASDSAYRCVYQEEDDRGNVGINLSKDLMNIAGDALKANITAMGPLVLPASEQLLFALSFIARKVLNNRIKPYIPDFRTAFEHFCIHAGGRAVIDELQRSLTLSDEQVEASRMTLHRFGNTSSSSLWYELAYIEAKGRMRRGDRVWMIGFGSGFKCNSAAWECIRPAANADGPWANCIHRYPVHIPDVLKH, from the coding sequence ATGGTCTCCTCGGCGCAGCTCAGGCGGCTCAAGCCCCTGTACCAGCTGGAGGTGAACAACATCCTGGCCATCGTCACGGAGCCgttcgccgccgctgccgtgctCAAGGCGGCGGAGCTGGGTCCCGGCGAGATCCTGGAACGCCTCCGCGCGCTCCGGCCCGCGCACATGTTCCTCGCCGCGttcctgcgggcggcggcggcggcgctgtacCTCAGGCTCCGCCCGCGCGCGGTGTACCTGGTGGACTACGCGTGCTTCCGCACCAACCCCAACTGCCGCGTCCCGTTCGCGACGTTCCTGGAGCACTCCCGCGTGTGGCCGGGCTTCGACGAGCGCAGCGTCCGGTTCATGACGCGGCTGCTGGAGCGCTCGGGGCTGGGTGAGGAGACGTGCCTGCCGTACGCGCAGCACTACATCCCGCCGTCCCGGGACCTCGAGTCCTCCCGCGCCGAGGCCGAGCTCGTCATCTTCTCCGCCATCGACGACCTCCTCGCCAAGACCGGGCTGTCCCCGCAGGACATCGACATCCTCGTCGTCAACTGCAGCCTCTTCGCGCCGACGCCGTCCTTCACCGACATGATCATGCGCCGGTACAAGCTCCGCGAGGACGTGCGCGCTGTGCACCTCGCCGGGATGGGGTGCAGCGCGGGGCTCATCTCCGTGGAGCTCGCCCGGAACCTGCTCCAGGTGGCGCCCCGGGGCGCGCACGCGCTGGTGGTGTCCACGGAGACCATCACCCCCAACTACTACATGGGGCAGGAGCGCGCGATGCTGCTCCCCAACTGCCTCTTCCgcatgggcggcgcggcggcgctgctctcCACCAACGGCGCCAACGCGCGGTTCCGGCTGGCGCGCGTGGTGCGCACGCTCCGCGGCGCCTCGGACAGCGCCTACCGGTGCGTGTACCAGGAGGAGGACGACCGGGGCAACGTCGGGATCAACCTGTCCAAGGACCTGATGAACATCGCCGGCGACGCGCTGAAGGCGAACATCACGGCGATGGGTCCCctggtgctgccggcgtcgGAGCAGCTGCTGTTCGCGCTGTCCTTCATCGCGCGGAAGGTGCTCAACAACCGGATCAAGCCCTACATCCCGGACTTCCGCACGGCGTTCGAGCACTTCTGCATCCACGCGGGGGGCCGCGCCGTGATCGACGAGCTGCAGCGCAGCCTGACGCTGTCGGACGAGCAGGTGGAGGCGTCGAGGATGACGCTGCACCGGTTCGGGAACACCTCCAGCAGCTCGCTCTGGTACGAGCTCGCCTACATCGAGGCCAAGGGCCGGATGCGCAGGGGCGACCGCGTCTGGATGATCGGCTTCGGCTCCGGGTTCAAGTGCAACAGCGCCGCCTGGGAGTGCATTCGCCCCGCCGCCAACGCCGACGGGCCATGGGCAAACTGCATCCACCGGTACCCCGTCCACATCCCCGACGTGCTCAAGCACTGA